The Acinetobacter calcoaceticus sequence TGGGGAAGCATTGCCTTTGACCCGACACATCGTTATATGTTTGTCAACGATATGCGCCTTGGCTTATGGGTTCAATTGATGGAGCAAACTCCTGAAGATATTAAGATTCAGGCGAATGGTGGAGAGAAAGTAAACACAGGTATGGGTGCTGTACCAATGAAAGGTACGCCATTTAAAGTAAATAAAAACCGTTTTATGTCTGCGCTTAGCATTCCGTGTCAAAAACCACCATTTGGTACCATGACTGCCATTGACTTAAAAACTCGTCAGGTCGCATGGCAAGTACCGTTAGGTACGGTTGAAGATACAGGGCCTATGGGTATCAAAATGGGCTTAAAAGCACCAATTGGTATGCCAACTATTGGTGGACCAATGGCAACGCAAGGCGGTTTGGTTTTCTTTGCAGCAACACAAGATTACTACTTACGTGCTTTTGATTCATCTACAGGTAAAGAACTGTGGAAATCACGTATGCCAGTAGGTAGCCAAGGAACCCCGATAAGCTATGTTTCACCGAAAACAGGTAAACAATACGTGGTTGTTACGGCAGGCGGAGCTCGTCAGTCTCCTGATCATGGCGATTATATAATCGCATATAGTTTAGAGAAGTAACTTAATGGGCAAAAGAAGAGCATTCTTCTTTTGCCTTTAACTTTAATACATTTTTTATATTAAAATAATAGAGTAATTCCTATTGTTTTAACTAGATAGCTTTACCAAATAGTAAAAAAGTGCTTTAACTTGTTGCAAAACCTAAAATATTCCTACGATTGATAATGCTTGAACACTAGATATAGTCGAACGATTAGGTATTTTTTCACAATGTTTTACCTATAAATAAAATCTATTTGTTTATTAAGTTTTGTTTAACTTAAGGTTGTGAATTTTAATTAGAAATAAACATTATTGACTTTTTAGTCCTAAAAAGTAGGATTTTTTTGCTGGAAAAACAAGCGTAAATATATATTTATATTATATTTATATAATTTATAGCATTACGTTAGAATGGTCATCGCAGGTTATTACTACCCAGTAATAATTTGTATTTCAGGAATTTAAGCTTTTATTGGCTTAAGGCTCATCGCAAGATGGGCCTTTTTTTATGCGATTTAGATCATAATATTTGATTATTATAAAAATAGCCTAAGCATAGACAGATATGAATTAATGAAAACAATCACAAAAAATAGTCTTTAATGACAAGAAGTGTATGATTTGATAAATTAAAGCCACTTGATAATAATAGGTGATACGATGAGATTTTTAATTCTTGCAACTTTATCTGGTTTAGCTTTGATGGGTTGTGCTTCTGTTCAGCAAGCACCGAATACACAAGAAACTATTCGTTATGCTTCTAGCCCATGCTTTGGTGCATGTCCAATCTATTCTGTAGAAGTAGCACCTACAGGTTTAATTCGTTTTGAAGGTAAACAATACACTAAAGCTATAGGCGTTAAAGAAATTCAAGGCAGTATAAAAGACTATCAAAAACTTGTAAGCGATTTAAAAACTTATCGACCAGAAACAGGTACACAAGCGAAATCTGGTGGATGCCAGCAAACCGCGACTGATATGTCTAGTTATTATATTTCGTGGATTCAAGCAAATGGGACAGAAACAAAGTTAAGCCACTATAAAGGATGTATGTCTCCAGCGAACAATAAACTGAATAAAATTATGGATAGCTTGCCAGAGCAGTTAGGCATTAAAGATCTAATTTAATGGTAAAAGCCCCAAGAGTTTGGGGCTTTTTCTTGTTAAGAAAATTTATATACTTGGGAGTTTTATCTTAAGTATTTCTAAAAGAATAAGCGTATAATACATATTATAAAAACATATATTGTTTGGATTAAACTATGTCAAATATTGTCTATGCCATTTTAGGCGGTTTACTACTAGGCATTGCAACTATTGGTTATTTATATATAAACGGACGTATTGTAGGGATTAGTGGGTTAATCGCTCAAATCATTAAGCCGTCTAAAGACACGTTTAAAGGCTCTGCATTCTGGTTCATTGCGGGATTAATAATTACACCTTTCATATATGGTTATTTTTATCAGCCTGAAATTGAAATTAAAGCCAATATATTTGCACTTATGTTAGCAGGCGTACTTGTTGGTTTTGGAACACGGCTCGGATCTGGTTGTACAAGTGGCCATGGCATTTGTGGCATGAGCAGGTTATCAAAACGCTCAATGATAGCGACAGCAGTTTTTATGTTTGCTGGCATGTTAACTGTTTATATCATTCGTCATGTGTTGGGATAATCCTATGAAAAATATCTTTGCTTTTATATTCGGTAGCTTGTTTTCATTGGGTTTAATGATCTCTGGCATGTCTAATCCTGAAAAAGTTTTAGGTTTTTTAGATATCTTTGGGCAGTGGGATATTAGCTTAATGTTTGTGATGTTAGGTGCAATTGCTGTGGCATTTATTCCATTTCAAAAGGCTATAAAAAGCCCTAAAACACTTTTTAATGAACAAATTCAATTACCAACCCATACACAGATTGACCAAAGATTAATTGCTGGGGCTTTTATTTTCGGTATAGGCTGGGGAATAGCAGGGATATGTCCAGCGCCTGCTTTAACGCTTATAGGGTTAGGACATTTTGAAGCGCTTTATTTTATTGTCGCTATGTTATTAGGGATGTTGATTTACCGAGTCTTAAATAAAGGAAATTAAACCTATGCAACAACCTCTAGTAAAAGATTTTTTTGATGAAAATACCAATACTTTTAGCTATGTTGTTACAGATTTAGCAACTCGCCAATGTGCCATTATTGATAGTGTGCTTGACTACGATGCAGCGTCGGCAACAACAAAAACAACCAATGCTGATCTGATTATCGATTATGTTTTAGCTCAAAACTTTAAAGTGCAATGGATATTGGAAACACATGTACACGCAGACCATATGACTGCTGCCCAATATTTAAAAGCCAAATTAGGTGGAACTATTGCGATTAGTAAGAAAATTGCAGTTGTTCAAGAAACCTTCTGTGCTATTTATAATTTTGAATTTAAGAAATTTAATGAAAATCAACCTTTTGATTATTTATTTGAAGACCATGAGCATTTCAAAATAGGGGATATAGCAGCCTATAACATTCCTACGCCTGGGCATACACCCGCTTGTTTAAGCTATGTGATTGGTGATGCCGTTTTTGTGGGTGATACATTATTTATGCCTGATTATGGTTCGGCTAGATGTGACTTTCCCAAAGGAAGTGCTGCTGCGCTCTATGACTCTGTACAACAGCTTTATACACTTCCTGACGACATGCGTATGTTTTTATGCCATGACTATAAGCCCGAAGGTCGAGATGAATACATCTGCCAAACAGATATAAAAACTCAAAAGCAAAGCAATATTCATTTAAACCGACAAGTTTCTAAAGAGTCATTCATAAAAATGCGTCAAGAACGAGATGCAACTTTAGCAATGCCAAAACTAATCTTGCCTTCAATTCAAATTAATATGAATGCAGGAAATTTTCCGGAACCTGAAGCGAATGGCATCCGTTATTTAAAAATACCATTTAATTATTTTTAGAAATAGCCTAAGCATATCCATCCAGTCATTACCAATAAACAAAATAGCCTAAGCAAATAATAAAATTTATCTCATAAAAATAGCCTAAGTATGATTTAAAGAACTTGTCTCAAATCCCGCGAAGTCTCTTGCAATAAAGGCAAAATGTGTTGTATTAAATATTCTTCAGTTGTTCTCATGGTAGGTGAAACAATATTTAAAGCAGCAACAACTTTAAAGTCTTGTCCATAAATAGGTACGGCGAGTGCATGAACACCTAATTCATGTTCTTCACGTGAATAACACCAATCTTGTTCTCGAATCTCTTGTAGTAACTCTAAAAATTTATCGTTTTCAACATGCGTATATTTGGTTAAACGCTGTAGCGGGTATTTTTGAAGCCAGTCCAATTGTTCTTCTTGACTTAAATGTGCCAGTAAAATTTTACCCGCCGAGGTCGCATGAGCAGGTAAGCGATTACCCAAGTGTAAACCGTATGGATTTACACGGTCAGTTTGTTGGTGTGCCGCACTACGCGCAATGGTAATGGCTTCATAACTATCAAGTACCATCACTGAATAAATCAGAGATGTTTGGTTGGTTAGAAGATTTAATAGAGGCTGAGATACTTTTGGAAGCTGAGCTGCACCTAAATAAGCCCCTGAAAATTTCAGAACTTTGGGGGTTAAATAGTAATAGTGGCCATCTGATTCAAGATAACCTAGATATTCTAAAGTTAATAAATGGCGTCTTGCTGCTGCTCGAGTAAGTCCGGTTTTTTCAGCTGCCATAGAAATATTTAAACGATGTTGATTGCTACTAAAACTATCTAGAATTGACATGCCTTTACCAATACCAGCAATGTAGTCTTCATGACGAATCGTTTTTTTATTGTCCTGATTCTGGATTATTCGTTCATCTTTACTCATGACAGGTCCTTGTACGATGTAGGCGTTAGTAGATCAATTTGCTTTACTGAAAAAGTTTAATAATTTCATGTCGCAAAAATTGATGCCTTAAATTATCCCTTAAATCTTCATGCCAAAACATCCCCATTTTGATATTGGTCATCTCAAATGGGAGTGAATGCAACCGAATTTCCGAACTATAGGATAAATGCTGCAAAATCATTCGGGGCATAGTCAATATTGCGTTGGCTTGAGCTCCCAAAACTTGTAACGCCGTTGAGTAGTTTTGACAGCGCATGAATACATTTCTTGAAATTTTTTGATGTTGGTTTAAATAAATATCTTCAAGTAAAGCACCCGTACGGCGTGATGAAACACCGATGTGTCGACCATTGATATAACTAGATAAATCGACTTCTTTAAGTTGACTGCAAATGACAAACTCATCTGTTACCAGATGGTCAAAGCTAATTTTTGGAGATAAGTATTGTTCTAAATCAATCACGAAATCGAGCTGCTGTGTGGCCAAGTCCGTCATAATATGTTTTCGATCTAGCTTCATACTTACAAACTGCAAATCTAAATTAAGATTTTGAAAATGTTGAGCAAGTCTTGGAAGAATAATAGGCTCAATTTCATCATGCACGGCGATTTTTAAGTTTTTTAAACTGGTTGGGTCAAAGACATGTTTCTGCTGGCTAATATTTTGAATGGTTAAAAGCGCTTGCTTCACAGTGGGGTAAATCTGTTCTGCAAAAGGCGTGGCAGACATTTTATTGCCTACACGTATAAATACATCATCTTCGAGCTGTTGGCGTAACCGTTGCAAAGCATGGCTTGCTGCCGATTGCGTAATATTGAGGCTACTTGCAGCATTCGAAATACTTTTTTGCTCATAAATCGCGATAAAAAGAGGATATAAATTGATATCAATTCGATGGAAAAAGCTTAAGTCTAGACCATGCAAGTTATGAATATTATTCATGAGGTATTATTTAATAAAATCATTTCATTCATATTAAGTTTCAAGTTATGGTGATGTAAAGACAAGATAATGATGTAAAGGAAAAAGAATGTTTGAACTATCAAAAACAGCTCAAGATTTTGTCGAGCGAACAAGAAGATTTATTTTAGAAGAAATAGAACCTGTTGAAGCCCAATTTTGGGAAGAAGTTCATGAGTTAAATCCGGATGGAAACTGGAAAGAGTGGCAGTGGCCTGAGCTTTTAGAAACGCTGAAATCTAAAGCAAAGCAAGCTGGCCTTTGGAATATGTTTTTACCAGATGACAAGTTGGGTGCTGGTTTAACAGTTCAAGAATATGCTCACATTGCCGAATTAACCGGTCGTAGTTTATTGGCACCCACTGTTTTTAACTGCAATGCACCTGACACTGGGAATATGGAATTGTTATGGCGCTATGGTAGTGAACAGCAAAAACAGCAATGGCTACAGCCGTTATTAGATGGAAAAATTCGTTCGGTTTTTTGTATGACTGAACCAGACGTTGCTTCAAGCGATGCAACCAATATGCAAGCTACTGCACTCATAGAAGGTAATGAAATCGTTTTAAATGGCAAAAAATGGTGGTCTTCTGGTTTAGGTGACCCAAATGCCAAAGTCATTATTTTTATGGCGCACACACCAGATGAAAGCAAAGACCGCCATCATCAACACTCCATGGTTTTAGTACCTATTGATACGGCGGGTGTTGAAATCCAACGTATGTTGCCTGTATTTGGTGACTACGATGCACCACATGGGCATGGTGAAGTTCATTTTAATAATGTTCGAGTACCTTTTGATAACTTTATTGGTGGAGCTGGTCAAGGTTTTGAAATTGCTCAAGGCCGTTTAGGACCTGGTCGTATTCATCATTGCATGCGCTGTATCGGCGCTGCTGAAAAAGCACTAGAACTCATGATTGATAGAGGTATGTCTAGAACGGCGTTTGGCAAAGAAATTTTAAAACTCGGTGGGAACCTCGAACGGGTAGCCGATGCGCGGGTAGCGATAGACCAAGCTCGGCTTTTAACCTTGTATGCAGCCTATAAAATGGATACTTTAGGGAATATGGCCGCTTTAACAGAAATATCTGCAATTAAAGTGGTGGCTCCAAGTGTTTTAGAAAAAGTAGTCGACATGGCGATTCAGCTACACGGCGGTGCGGGCGTTTCAAGAGATACACCATTAACCGGTTTCTTTGCTCAAGCACGCAGTTTACGTTTAGCTGATGGTCCAGATGAAGTACATAAAGGCATGATTGCCAAATTAGAGTTAGCCAAACGTGGTTACGGTCGTCATAAGAAAGTATAAGTTTAAAGGAAATTAGAATGTCGGTAATTGATATAGGCGGTGAAGTACGTGAAGGTGAAGAACTTGATATTGGGGCAGTTGAAAACTGGTTAAAGGGCCAAGGCGTTGAGTTGGTCGGTCCAGCAGCCGTTACTCAATATACGGGTGGGGCTTCAAATTGGACTTATCGTTTAAAGTATGAAAATACCGATTTAATTTTAC is a genomic window containing:
- a CDS encoding DUF6438 domain-containing protein — translated: MRFLILATLSGLALMGCASVQQAPNTQETIRYASSPCFGACPIYSVEVAPTGLIRFEGKQYTKAIGVKEIQGSIKDYQKLVSDLKTYRPETGTQAKSGGCQQTATDMSSYYISWIQANGTETKLSHYKGCMSPANNKLNKIMDSLPEQLGIKDLI
- a CDS encoding YeeE/YedE family protein, translated to MSNIVYAILGGLLLGIATIGYLYINGRIVGISGLIAQIIKPSKDTFKGSAFWFIAGLIITPFIYGYFYQPEIEIKANIFALMLAGVLVGFGTRLGSGCTSGHGICGMSRLSKRSMIATAVFMFAGMLTVYIIRHVLG
- a CDS encoding DUF6691 family protein, producing MKNIFAFIFGSLFSLGLMISGMSNPEKVLGFLDIFGQWDISLMFVMLGAIAVAFIPFQKAIKSPKTLFNEQIQLPTHTQIDQRLIAGAFIFGIGWGIAGICPAPALTLIGLGHFEALYFIVAMLLGMLIYRVLNKGN
- a CDS encoding MBL fold metallo-hydrolase; translated protein: MQQPLVKDFFDENTNTFSYVVTDLATRQCAIIDSVLDYDAASATTKTTNADLIIDYVLAQNFKVQWILETHVHADHMTAAQYLKAKLGGTIAISKKIAVVQETFCAIYNFEFKKFNENQPFDYLFEDHEHFKIGDIAAYNIPTPGHTPACLSYVIGDAVFVGDTLFMPDYGSARCDFPKGSAAALYDSVQQLYTLPDDMRMFLCHDYKPEGRDEYICQTDIKTQKQSNIHLNRQVSKESFIKMRQERDATLAMPKLILPSIQINMNAGNFPEPEANGIRYLKIPFNYF
- the pcaU gene encoding IclR family transcriptional regulator PcaU, translating into MSKDERIIQNQDNKKTIRHEDYIAGIGKGMSILDSFSSNQHRLNISMAAEKTGLTRAAARRHLLTLEYLGYLESDGHYYYLTPKVLKFSGAYLGAAQLPKVSQPLLNLLTNQTSLIYSVMVLDSYEAITIARSAAHQQTDRVNPYGLHLGNRLPAHATSAGKILLAHLSQEEQLDWLQKYPLQRLTKYTHVENDKFLELLQEIREQDWCYSREEHELGVHALAVPIYGQDFKVVAALNIVSPTMRTTEEYLIQHILPLLQETSRDLRQVL
- a CDS encoding LysR family transcriptional regulator, whose translation is MNNIHNLHGLDLSFFHRIDINLYPLFIAIYEQKSISNAASSLNITQSAASHALQRLRQQLEDDVFIRVGNKMSATPFAEQIYPTVKQALLTIQNISQQKHVFDPTSLKNLKIAVHDEIEPIILPRLAQHFQNLNLDLQFVSMKLDRKHIMTDLATQQLDFVIDLEQYLSPKISFDHLVTDEFVICSQLKEVDLSSYINGRHIGVSSRRTGALLEDIYLNQHQKISRNVFMRCQNYSTALQVLGAQANAILTMPRMILQHLSYSSEIRLHSLPFEMTNIKMGMFWHEDLRDNLRHQFLRHEIIKLFQ
- a CDS encoding acyl-CoA dehydrogenase family protein produces the protein MFELSKTAQDFVERTRRFILEEIEPVEAQFWEEVHELNPDGNWKEWQWPELLETLKSKAKQAGLWNMFLPDDKLGAGLTVQEYAHIAELTGRSLLAPTVFNCNAPDTGNMELLWRYGSEQQKQQWLQPLLDGKIRSVFCMTEPDVASSDATNMQATALIEGNEIVLNGKKWWSSGLGDPNAKVIIFMAHTPDESKDRHHQHSMVLVPIDTAGVEIQRMLPVFGDYDAPHGHGEVHFNNVRVPFDNFIGGAGQGFEIAQGRLGPGRIHHCMRCIGAAEKALELMIDRGMSRTAFGKEILKLGGNLERVADARVAIDQARLLTLYAAYKMDTLGNMAALTEISAIKVVAPSVLEKVVDMAIQLHGGAGVSRDTPLTGFFAQARSLRLADGPDEVHKGMIAKLELAKRGYGRHKKV